One genomic window of Numida meleagris isolate 19003 breed g44 Domestic line chromosome 1, NumMel1.0, whole genome shotgun sequence includes the following:
- the USF3 gene encoding basic helix-loop-helix domain-containing protein USF3 isoform X2, with product MPEMTENETPTKKQHRKKNRETHNAVERHRKKKINAGINRIGELIPCSPALKQSKNMILDQAFKYITEMKRQNDELLLNGGNNEQAEEIKKLRKQLDELQKENGRYIELLKANDICLYDDPTIHWKGNLKNAKVSVVIPSDQVQKNIIVYSNGSQPNGNNQGASVQGITFNVGHNLQKQTANVVPVQRTCNLVTPVTISGIYPAENKPRSQSTVSPLAPAQVVPSGNALELSILENEQGVLATASSQNTSQSRTEQGLQCSSDNALQNGQSLPKSKGDEGGSKSTKKTLLQGISLPSSASMEAEKVQHMNATSSKTPNSRNEFQESSVISTTGTAVVPSVRLSAADSFSSVNVLKSMDLISSAGTPVTSAAEGMKAVTVISTLPASPLENCWSFSGSTGVVPSDLKNMSSLTRMPSAGNTQTTWTTLQLAGNTVQPLSQTPSSIMTALLSEPVNGASTVSPAHSRPLTTSISLNTLPIDGQAAEQIVVTLPSCPSLPMQPLISQPQVKTQAAGSILPLNSTMQVIQMAQPVASAVTGAPANQNVIILQPPNTAPCPPIVRAEVPSQNVSQQIVIIQAASQNPLPLLSAQPSASVRVPVNGPVAVANSSNSVQNAHLPQTFGGKHLVHILPRPSSLPSSSSTQTFSVTMSNQQHPQTISLNGQLFALQPVMSSSGASNQAPMQIIQPTTSEDPNTNVALNTFGALANLNQSISQMAGQSCLHLSLSHPTNPTTVHNQITTVNCVSLPASAPPSVPLEGSVLTSASTSTNVSPKKAAAGFLSNTKSKRTNKKQSTKKHLAANIKVSCPAIPCKDAGKADSASVEAVAKHSKGEGLPENIPAVSQALGTLQTSGTSISPSKEAECSEQAVGSCPVPETTSSELPAPSPLQLAVSERLALVPPTARDAAPLLPVPQSQSNPLTSSASSESSTCCEPPATLTSSQTEGHGTSSQVAGASAVQSSTVGQTSTAGTTSESCNVPQGSSVVMQDVDLLEGQGLTKMLSDLTKERTVVEKSSSFAVQGEHSNFPMENSKSVDSNVDLPEKQELLLMNTESDVLSQHHTCVSDQEVVSAALIASRQADSPMSTSSGSSRGFSVASMLPDTTREDVTSNTSTSTCNSCTFSEQPDIVALAARAIFDQESLEKSGGGMQVNLRETISKSTEVATLEREQQTFKPLPVKESNAGPLETASNKFSAQDTVQTNVDRQVEKPSCSVGGVETSNSLQISASQSQSITSLSVNNLIHQSRIVHPLVSCSSLSQPSEPASIPATVGLSLPSSSYVNPSPRPAMMSEYAQEQLNAIRANSMQAPQLQESHLKQQNHEGRKDSAKRAVQDDLLLSTAKRQKQCQTAPLRLEGMALMNRTPENIADQTQMLVGQMPSNSSNSVASLSNQGHADGLSRLFPSNSNFVTPALRQTEVQCNSQPSISEQQGPAGQHLQPIQHVPAQGISHLHNNHPYLKQQQAGQLRERHHLYQLQHHVTHGENSVHSQPHGVHQQRTIQQEVQMQKKRNLIQGTQAPQLSLQQKHHGSDQTRQKGGQPHPHHQQMQQQMQQHFGASQPEKNCENPATSRNHHSHPQSHINQDIMHQQQQDVSSRQQGSASEHVSGHNPMQRLMTSRGLEPQMVSQASIVTRPSDMTCTPHRQERNRVSSYSAEALIGKTPSNSEQRIGISLQGPRVSDQLEMRSYIDASRNKGLVIHNMQGRISIDHTVGSDVQRLSDCQTFKPAGPNQQPAGNFDVQASRNSEIGNSVSSLRGMQSQAFRIGQNTGPSIERQKRLPYQPVQGIPTGNSLPSRENENTCHQSFMQSLLAPNLGDQVSGSQRSIPEHARNTQCGASSTIEYSCPPARESVHIRRDGDGQNRESCDMSIGTINTRNSSLTIPFSTSSSSGDIQGRNTSPNISVQKSNPMRMTDSHGTKSHMNTPVSSNMHGVVRPTHPHPAVSHGNGEQGQPSVRQPNSSVTQRSRHPLQDNNGSKIRQPERNRSGNQRHGNVFDPSLPHLPLSTSSSMILGRQQSTIEKRGSIVRFMSDGPQVSNDNAASDQHTLSQNFGFPFIPEGGMNPPINANASFIPPVTQPSATRTPALIPVDPQNTLPSFYPPYSPAHPTLSNDISIPYFPNQMFPNPSTEKPSSGGLNNRFGSILSPPRPVGFAQPSFPLLPDMPPMHMTNTSHLSNFNLTSLFPEIATALPPDGSAMSPLLSIANTSASDSSKQPSNRPAHNISHILGHDCSSAV from the exons ATGCCAGAGATGACAGAGAATGAGACACCTACTAAGAAGCAACATCG aaagaaaaatcgAGAGACGCATAATGCAG TGGAGAGACATcgaaagaaaaagattaatgcTGGGATAAACAGAATTGGAGAACTCAttccctgctctccagcactTAAACAG agcAAGAACATGATCCTGGATCAGGCCTTTAAGTacataacagaaatgaaaaggcaGAACGATGAGCTTCTGTTAAATGGAGGGAACAATGAACAGG ctgaagaGATAAAAAAACTGCGGAAACAACTGGATGAACTCCAAAAGGAAAATGGGAGATACATCGAACTACTGAAAGCCAATGATATTTGTCTGTATGATGATCCTACAATCCACTGGAAGGGGAATCTCAAAAATGCAAAGGTCTCAGTTGTTATTCCTAGTGATCAAGTTCAAAAGAACATTATCGTCTATTCAAATGGGAGTCAACCCAATGGAAATAACCAGGGAGCATCTGTCCAGGGAATAACATTTAATGTTGGTCATaatttacaaaagcaaacagccaACGTTGTGCCAGTCCAGAGAACTTGCAACCTAGTGACTCCTGTGACAATTTCTGGTATTTACCCTGCAGAAAATAAGCCACGGTCTCAGAGTACAGTTTCTCCACTGGCACCTGCTCAGGTGGTTCCATCAGGGAATGCTCTTGAACTTTCCATCCTAGAGAATGAGCAAGGTGTGCTTGCTACTGCTAGCTCACAGAACACTTCTCAATCCAGAACAGAACAGGGCCTACAGTGTTCTTCAGATAATGCACTGCAGAATGGTCAAAGTCTCCCCAAAAGTAAAGGTGATGAAGGTGGCTCAAaatcaacaaagaaaacactcctGCAGGGAATCAGTCTTCCTTCCAGTGCCTCCATGGAAGCCGAGAAAGTTCAACACATGAATGCAACCAGCTCAAAAACACCTAATTCTAGAAACGAATTTCAGGAAAGCTCTGTAATTTCAACTACTGGCACAGCTGTTGTGCCATCTGTAAGACTGTCTGCTGCAGacagtttttcctctgtaaatgTTCTCAAAAGTATGGACTTAATAAGCAGTGCTGGCACGCCCGTGacttctgcagcagaaggaatgaAGGCTGTAACGGTAATAAGTACTCTGCCTGCCAGTCCCCTAGAGAACTGCTGGTCTTTTTCAGGCTCTACAGGTGTTGTCCCTTCAGACTTGAAAAATATGAGTAGCCTTACACGGATGCCTTCAGCTGGAAACACACAGACCACATGGACAACTTTGCAGCTAGCAGGAAATACTGTGCAGCCACTAAGCCAAACACCATCCAGTATAATGACTGCGCTGCTAAGTGAGCCAGTGAATGGGGCTAGTACTGtatctcctgctcacagcaggccTTTGACTACAAGCATTAGTTTGAATACTCTGCCTATAGATGGGCAGGCAGCTGAACAGATCGTAGTTACCTTGCCCTCATGCCCATCCCTACCTATGCAGCCATTAATCAGCCAACCACAGGTTAAAACTCAGGCTGCAGGAAGTATCCTTCCATTAAATTCAACTATGCAGGTAATTCAAATGGCTCAGCCAGTTGCATCAGCTGTGACAGGAGCACCAGCGAACCAGAATGTCATCATTCTCCAGCCTCCAAACACAGCTCCGTGTCCTCCAATTGTGAGAGCAGAAGTTCCTAGCCAAAATGTCAGTCAACAAATTGTAATTATTCAAGCTGCCAGTCAGaatcctcttcctctcctctctgcccagccttCTGCTTCTGTCAGAGTTCCTGTGAATGGGCCTGTGGCAGTTGCAAACTCCAGCAACTCTGTACAAAATGCCCATCTTCCACAGACTTTTGGAGGGAAACACCTTGTCCATATATTACCAAGGCCATCATCTTTGCCATCTTCTAGCTCTACGCAAACATTTTCAGTTACAATGTCAAATCAACAGCATCCCCAAACAATCTCATTAAATGGGCAGCTTTTTGCATTGCAGCCTGTGATGTCTTCATCTGGAGCTTCAAATCAAGCCCCTATGCAAATTATACAACCCACCACCAGCGAAGATCCAAATACCAATGTTGCTCTCAATACATTTGGTGCTTTAGCTAACCTCAATCAGAGCATATCACAAATGGCTGGACAAAGCTGCTTACACTTGTCTCTAAGCCACCCTACCAATCCCACAACTGTCCATAACCAGATCACCACAGTTAACTGTGTGTCATTGCCAGCTTCAGCACCCCCCTCAGTGCCTCTGGAGGGTTCAGTATTAACTAGTGCATCTACTTCAACAAATGTTTCCCCcaaaaaagctgctgctggttttctgtctaatacaaaatcaaaaaggacaaacaaaaagcagagtaCAAAAAAACACCTAGCAGCCAACATTAAAGTTTCCTGTCCAGCAATTCCTTGTAAAGATGCAGGGAAAGCAGACAGTGCTTCTGTAGAAGCTGTGGCAAAGCATTCTAAGGGTGAAGGGTTGCCTGAAAACATTCCAGCAGTGTCACAAGCTTTAGGCACGTTGCAGACGAGCGGTACAAGTATTTCTCCTTCCAAAGAAGCTGAGTGCTCAGAGCAAGCAGTGGGATCCTGCCCTGTACCAGAGACAACTTCATCAGAGCTGCCAGCCCCCTCACCATTGCAGCTCGCGGTGTCCGAACGGTTGGCACTGGTCCCACCAACTGCCAGGGatgctgctcctctcctgccaGTGCCTCAGTCTCAAAGCAACCCGCTGACCAGCTCAGCATCATCGGAGTCTTCCACCTGCTGTGAGCCCCCTGCCACCTTAACATCCTCTCAAACTGAAGGACATGGGACAAGTTCTCAGGTTGCTGGGgcatcagcagtgcagagcagcacggTAGGTCAGACTTCCACTGCAGGAACAACTTCAGAATCCTGCAACGTTCCGCAGGGTTCTTCAGTTGTGATGCAAGATGTGGACTTGTTGGAAGGGCAAGGTCTGACCAAAATGCTGTCTGATctcacaaaagaaagaacagttgTGGAAAAAAGCTCTTCTTTTGCTGTTCAAGGGGAGCATTCTAATTTTCCCATGGAAAACTCTAAATCAGTGGATTCAAACGTTGATTTGCCTGAGAAGCAGGAACTCTTGTTAATGAACACAGAAAGTGATGTTCTCTCCCAGCATCACACCTGCGTTTCTGATCAGGAAGTAGTTAGTGCTGCCCTCATcgccagcaggcaggcagactCCCCAATGTCAaccagctctggcagcagtcGAGGCTTCTCTGTGGCATCGATGTTACCAGATACCACCAGAGAAGATGTTACTAGCAACACGTCAACCAGTACATGCAACAGCTGCACGTTTTCAGAACAACCTGACATAGTTGCTCTTGCAGCAAGAGCTATTTTTGACCAGGAAAGCCTTGAGAAAAGTGGAGGAGGAATGCAAGTTAACTTGAGGGAAACCATATCTAAGTCAACTGAGGTTGCAACTCTGGAGAGAGAGCAGCAGACTTTTAAACCTCTACCAGTGAAAGAAAGCAATGCAGGGCCATTAGAAACAGCATCAAACAAATTCAGTGCTCAGGATACAGTACAAACAAATGTTGATAGACAAGTTGAAAAACCAAGCTGTTCTGTAGGAGGTGTGGAAACCTCCAACTCTTTGCAGATTTCAGCTTCCCAGTCACAGAGCATAACCAGTTTGAGTGTGAATAACCTGATACACCAGAGTCGCATTGTCCATCCCCTCGTGAGTTGCTCAAGTTTATCCCAGCCTTCAGAGCCAGCAAGCATTCCTGCAACTGTGGGACTCTCTCTTCCATCTAGTTCTTATGTCAACCCGTCTCCAAGACCTGCTATGATGAGTGAGTATGCTCAGGAACAACTGAATGCTATTAGGGCAAACTCCATGCAAGCTCCTCAGCTGCAGGAATCACACTTAAAGCAGCAAAATCATGAAGGTCGCAAAGACTCTGCCAAGCGGGCTGTTCAGGATGACCTTCTGCTTTCTACTGCAAAGAGGCAAAAGCAGTGTCAGACAGCACCTCTGAGGCTTGAAGGGATGGCACTGATGAATCGAACACCAGAGAATATTGCTGATCAAACACAGATGCTGGTCGGTCAGATGCCTTCTAATTCATCAAATTCAGTGGCATCCTTGAGCAATCAGGGGCACGCAGATGGCCTCAGTAGGCTATTCCCATCAAACAGCAACTTTGTAACTCCAGCTTTGAGGCAAACTGAAGTTCAGTGCAACTCTCAGCCATCCATTTCAGAGCAGCAAGGCCCAGCCGGGCAGCATTTGCAGCCAATTCAGCATGTTCCTGCTCAAGGCATATCTCACCTTCACAATAATCATCCCTacttaaagcagcagcaggctggacAATTAAGAGAAAGGCACCACTTGTATCAGCTGCAGCACCATGTCACTCATGGGGAAAACTCAGTCCACTCTCAACCCCATGGTGTCCACCAGCAGCGAACAATACAACAGGAGGtgcaaatgcaaaagaaacGAAATCTCATCCAAGGGACCCAAGCCCCACAACTTTCTTTACAGCAGAAACACCATGGAAGTGATCAAACACGGCAGAAAGGTGGTCAGCCTCATCCTCACCACcagcaaatgcagcagcagatgcagcagcACTTTGGAGCTTCCCAGCCTGAGAAGAACTGTGAAAATCCTGCAACAAGCAGAAACCATCATAGCCACCCTCAGAGCCATATAAATCAGGATATTATGCATCAACAGCAGCAAGATGttagcagcaggcagcaaggtTCAGCTTCTGAACACGTATCAGGGCACAATCCCATGCAGAGGCTGATGACCTCCAGGGGCTTGGAGCCACAAATGGTATCCCAGGCAAGTATTGTAACCAGGCCCTCTGACATGACCTGCACCCCTCATAGGCAGGAGAGAAACAGAGTTTCCAGCTACTCTGCTGAGGCGCTCATTGGGAAGACACCCTCTAATTCAGAGCAGAGAATAGGAATCTCTCTTCAAGGCCCTAGAGTTTCTGACCAGCTTGAAATGAGAAGCTATATTGATGCTTCTAGAAACAAAGGGCTGGTCATTCACAATATGCAGGGCCGTATATCCATTGATCATACGGTTGGCTCAGATGTGCAACGGCTTTCTGATTGCCAGACATTTAAGCCAGCGGGACCCAACCAACAACCTGCAGGCAATTTTGATGTGCAGGCCTCAAGAAACAGTGAGATTGGTAATTCCGTGTCATCCCTCAGGGGCATGCAGTCGCAAGCTTTTCGAATTGGTCAGAATACTGGGCCGTCCatagaaagacagaagagattGCCTTACCAGCCAGTACAAGGTATTCCAACAGGAAATTCCCTTCCAtcaagggaaaatgaaaatacatgccACCAAAGTTTTATGCAGAGTTTGCTTGCCCCTAACCTTGGAGATCAAGTCAGTGGAAGCCAACGATCAATCCCAGAACATGCGAGGAATACGCAGTGTGGTGCATCCTCCACGATTGAGTACAGCTGTCCGCCAGCCCGGGAGAGCGTCCACATCCGGAGAGATGGCGATGGTCAGAATAGGGAAAGCTGTGACATGTCTATCGGTACAATTAACACCAGGAACAGCTCTTTAACTATTCCCTTCTCAACTTCATCTTCCTCGGGAGACATTCAGGGTCGAAATACAAGCCCAAACATTTCCGTACAGAAGTCCAATCCCATGAGGATGACAGACAGTCATGGAACAAAGAGCCACATGAATACACCTGTCTCCAGCAACATGCATGGGGTTGTGAGGCCAACTCACCCTCACCCTGCAGTTTCTCATGGAAATGGTGAACAAGGGCAGCCTTCTGTTCGTCAGCCAAATTCTTCAGTTACTCAGCGCTCGAGGCATCCTCTACAAGATAACAATGGCTCTAAAATACGGCAGCCTGAAAGGAATCGATCTGGAAATCAAAGACACGGGAATGTCTTTGACCCTAGTCTTCCCCACCTGCCCCTGTCTACCAGCAGCAGTATGATCCTTGGGCGCCAGCAGTCTACTAtagaaaagagaggaagcaTTGTCCGCTTCATGTCTGATGGCCCTCAAGTGTCCAACGACAATGCAGCCTCTGACCAACATACACTTTCTCAGAACTTTGGATTCCCTTTTATCCCAGAGGGTGGCATGAATCCACCCATAAATGCCAACGCGTCCTTCATTCCCCCAGTTACTCAGCCTAGTGCCACTCGAACACCAGCCCTAATCCCCGTCGATCCCCAAAATACGCTGCCATCCTTCTACCCGCCTTACTCTCCTGCCCACCCCACTCTTTCCAATGACATTTCTATCCCTTACTTTCCCAACCAAATGTTTCCTAATCCGAGCACAGAGAAGCCGAGTAGTGGAGGTTTGAACAATCGATTTGGATCTATCTTGTCACCTCCCCGGCCCGTTGGTTTTGCTCAGCcaagttttcctttgcttccagATATGCCACCAATGCACATGACCAATACGTCACACTTATCCAATTTTAACTTGACGTCTTTGTTTCCAGAAATAGCCACAGCTCTTCCTCCAGATGGTTCAGCAATGtctcctttgctttccattGCAAACACATCTGCTTCCGATTCTTCCAAGCAGCCCTCAAACCGACCTGCCCACAATATAAGCCATATTCTAGGTCAtgactgcagctcagctgtaTGA